CGTCAACAACAACAAACATTTGATTTTCTGCACTAAGCAACTGATTGATTGGTACGACGACCTGGCGGGCGGCGAACAGCACTCCCTGCGGTTGTTCAGTCTCAGCAGCTTTTGCCAACACCGCTTCTGAGACTTGAGTCATTCGACAGCGACGACCGGCTTCCTGAATAAGCTGCGCCGCTCGTTCCTGACTTGCGGCAGATTCAGTGAACAGGCCGAACTCGATCTCCCAACCGGACGCAAGCAGTTCCTCGCATAAGCGGACTCCCTCAACGACGAAGAGTCCACTCTCCTCGCGGCGTTTTTTTTGCTGCAAAGCGGCAGCCAGCTTGACTGCTGAGTTTTGAAGACTGGTCACCGTTTCAGTCATTCCTGCTCCTCCAAACGCTGAACTCCCTCAATGCTGCCGACAATAATTAAAATATCTTCCGCCTGCATGACTTCACTGGGCAAAGGTGGCACAATTAATCGTTCGCTACGTTTCATTGCTACAACGTTGACACCAAATCTGGCGCGCAGATCTGCCTGGGCAAGACTCTTGCCAACATAGGCGGACGGTGTCTTAACTTCGACTAAACTAAGATTGGACGACAACTCAATATAATCTAGCACGTTGCTGGAAACAAGATTATGCGCCACTCGCTGTCCCATATCACGTTCAGGATAAATCACCTTGTCTGCGCCAATTTTCTCGAGAATTTTACCATGCAATTCGTTACGAGCTTTAGCAACAATGCGGGGAACCCCCATTTCCTTTAACAACAGAGTTGTGACAATATTGGCTTGAACATCATCGCCAATTGCCACGATCACGACATCATAATTACGAATCCCCATCGCCTTCAACGAGTTTTCGTCTGTGGTATCTGCTTGTAAGACATGGGTAACTTCATCACTGAATTTCTGCGTCATTTCTTCATCCGCATCTACAGCCAACACTTCATAGCCTAATTGGTGCAAGGTCTTAGCCACGCTGACCCCGAAACGCCCCAGACCAATTACTGCATATTGTCTGCTTTTCACTGCCATTTCCATCCCCCGCTAACCAATTATAATTTTCCCCTCAGGATACTGAATAAGTCCCTTCCGTTCACGCAATGCCAATGCCAAAACCAGAGTTATTGGCCCAATTCGACCAGCGAACATAGTGATAATCAACGCCACCTTTCCATGGTCAGAGAGCGAAGTCGTAATTCCTGTCGTAATGCCTACCGTAGCAAATGCCGAAACGACCTCAAATAATATATTTAAGAACGGGAGTGTTTCGGTAATTGATAGCAGCATCGTCATCAGAATTACCAGCAACGCAGCAATGAATACCACTGTAAACGATTTATACACCAGGAATTGGGGAATCCGTCGGTGGAACAATACTGCATCTTGACTGCCTCGGGTCATTGCCGCCATTGCAGCGACCAGAACCGCAGCCGTTGATGTCTTTATGCCACCGCCTGTTGAACCAGGCGAAGCGCCGACAAACATTAGCAGAACCATAAAAAATAGGGTCGTATCTTCCATTTTGCCAATATCCAACGTGTTGTAACCGGCTGTCCGCACAGTAACAGATTGAAAATAACTGCCTAGCAGTTTACCGGGCCATGACAAATTAGCCAGTGTATTGTTATATTCCAGCAAGAATATACCAAGCGTCCCACCCATTAAGAGAATAACTGTCGTCACAAGTACAACTTTCGTGTGGATGGAGCAATGTGAAAAATTCCGGTGAGTCCAGATATCAGAAATAACAGCAAAGCCAATGCCACCAAGGATAATCAATGTTGTGACTACCAAATTAACAGTAATGTCATCGACATAGCCAGTCAAACTGCGAAATTCACCAAATAAATCAAAGCCCGCATTGCAGAATGAGGATACGGCATGCCAATAGCCGTAATAAATGCCTTTTAAGCCGAACTCAGGCATCCAGCGTAATGCCAAAATAGTGCCGCCGATAAATTCTATCATAAGGGTAACTTTGATGATGTACAGAGTTAGCCGAACAACCCCTTCCATAGACAACTGGTTAAGCGCCTCCTGCATAATCAACCGTTCTTTCAGTTTGATCTTTTTGCCCATCAACAGCGCGACTAATGTCGTGATAGACATAATTCCCAAACCGCCAACCTGAATCAATCCAATTAATACCAGTTGACCAAATAGCGAATAGGTTGTGCCTGTATCAACGACGATAAGCCCTGTGACACAGACAGCTGAAGTAGCAGTAAACAAAGCATCCAGGAAGGAAACTGTATAGCCCGGCTTAGCTGACGCCCACGAAGTAGATAATAAGCACGCTCCAAGCAGAATAGTCCCAGCAAAGCCGATTGCGATAAATTGATACGGACTTAACCGAACATGCCAACCAGATATCAAACGTTTCAGCATTGTAAGTTGAATGGGATCCTTCACTTTTTCACCCCATATATTACCATTAGATTAGTTCAGACTATATTATACTGCGCGCTTTTGGGCAAGTCTATCGAAATTAACGCAAAAAGCCTATCCCCAGAATAATAGGGATAGGCTTTTTCATCTGAATTCTAAATTGCTTTTGAGATACAGTCAAAGGATAACATATATTTTCGCACCGAATCCTTAACGCCCTTTTTCACGACCGCCATCAAGGAAATGTAATTCGATGCCGGATTTTTCGCTAGTTCGCTCTTGAGAGTCTCTGTAGCAACCATCGACATATCTGTTGCGATATTGATCTTAGCAATACCGGAGTTGATTACCAGCCGATATTCATCCTTATGCATCCGTGAACCACCGTGCATCACCAGCGGGACATGAACTGCATTATACAATTCTCCGAGTTTAGAGTAATTTAGCGTAGGCATCTCGCGCACATTGCCGTGATTATGTCCGATCCCAACGGCTAGTGCATCTATTCTCGTTCTTTGTACAAATTCAGCCGCCATTTCTGGCTGCGATACGGCGCTAGCTGAAGCTTCAATACCCTCCAGACAGCCAATATAGCCCAATTCCCCTTCTACTGACAGGCCAAGGGAATGGGCTATACGAGTAATATCCTTTGTGCGTTTTATATTCTCTTCAAGGGGCAAGGCAGAGCCATCATACATGACCGAGGTAAAGCCCCAGCGAATTGCTTTCATCAATCCCTCGTAGGTGTGACCATGATCTAGGTGCAGTGCAATCGGCACGCTGGACTTCTGAGCAGCTTTTAGCATTGCAGCCGCAAGAGTATCCACATCCACAAATTTAAATAAGCGTTCTGCAATGCCGAGTACTAGTGGCGTCTTTAACTCCTCGGCGACTTCAACCACCGCACCCAGCGTCTCGAAGTTAAAAACGTTGAATCCGCCCACTGCATAGTTGCGTTTCCGGGCATCTTTCAGGATGTCCGCCAGTGTGACTAAGGCCATGGCAATCTCCTCCTTATTGTAGATTATGGGTTCCTAACCCACTTCCTTATGACTAACATATTCGAGATCAGCACAAAAACACCTGCGGAATTATCAAAAAAATTTAATAATTGTGTCATTAGCAATCTACGCTCAAATACTTGTTATATTAATTGTTTCCGTCCTAAGCTGAAATATACCTATAGATGTAAATTTTTTTCCAAATCACGACAGTAATATGATAAAAAAAGCCTTCCGGAAGTCCGGAAGGCTTTTGGGGCTTACTTTTGCAGTTGTTGCTTTGCTGCCTCTACCAATTGAGCGAATGCAGGCATATCATTGATCGCCATATCGGCTAGCATTTTACGGTTAATGTTAATGCCGGCTTTATGCAGACCGTTCATGAACTGGCTGTAAGAGATATTATTGATACGAGCCGCGGCATTAATACGTGCAATCCACAGTTTGCGGAAGTTGCGCTTATTGGCGCGGCGGTCACGTAGTGCATAGGATAGCGAGTGCATAACGGATTCGTTAGCTTTCTTAAACAGGCGATGCCTCGCACCTCTATAACCTTTGGCTAGCTTTAGGATCTTTTTATGGCGTCTATGCGCAGTCACGCCTTTTTTTACTCTCGGCATGGTATAAACCTCCTCTTAGTGTTTGGCCTGTATCAAGTTTACCTTAAGCGTATGGCAGCATTTTGACCACGCGTTCATGGTCAGATTTAGAAACCAGCGCTGCTTTGCGCAAACCGCGTTTGCGAGCAGGAGATTTCTTCTCAAGAATATGGCTTCTGAAAGAATGAGCGTGCTTAAATTGACCAGAAGCAGTCTTGGTGAACCGCTTAGCGGCGCTTCTGCGAGTTTTCATTTTTGGCATCGGTGGGTCCTCCTTTATTTTGCTGGTTGTGGTGGTTGCGATTGCTGTTGCGGCTGTACCACCTTAGGGGCAAGGATCATGATCATATTTTTACCTTCCAGCTTGGGTTCGCGTTCCAGTATAACAAGGTCCTTCAATTCCGCAGCCATGCGAGTTAGCACTTGCCGGCCCAATTCGGGATGGGAGAGCTCACGGCCCCGGAACATAATCGTCACCTTTACCTTGTCGCCGTCTGCGAGAAAACGCTGCGCGTTCTTTAGTTTGACAAAATAGTCATGATCTTCAATATTAGGCCGCAGCTTAACTTCTTTGAGCGTAACGATCTTTTGCTTCTTCTTTGTCTCTTTCTCACGTTTTTGCTGCTCGAAGCGGAATTTACCAAAATCCATGATTCGGCAAACCGGCGGTTTGGCAGTTGGAGCCACCTCCACCAGATCGAGTAACTGCTCTCCGGCTAAACGGAGTGCATCGCGTAAAGACATGATGCCTAATTGATCATTCGCAGCGCTGACCACACGAACTTCTTTGGCGCGGATTTCCTCGTTAACCTTTAACGTCTCCTTGCTAATTGCTTGTCACCTCCATAAAATTTAACAAAAACAGAAAGCGGGTGGCATAAAACCACCCGCAAAAACGCCCATTACTGGACCGCTTGGCTAACCTTACTAACAGCTCCTTGGCGTTGTAAGGCGAGAAGCGAGTGGCTTCTGCTTAAATTAGTATTAAATACTATAACAGTGTAGCACCTTCAGCAAGAAAAAGCAAGCGTGTTCTGCTGCTTTATTTTACTGTTTTTTTGCAACGATTTCTTCCAACAGTTCGGCAGTAAATTGTTCAGCCGGCTTAGATCCCAAATCGCCTACACTCCGTTTTCGAACGGCGACCGTCCCAGCCTCTGCTTCTTTGTCACCGACAACAAGCAAATATGGCACTTTCTCCATTTGCCCCTCGCGGATTTTGTAACCAATTTTTTCATTGCGAGCATCTACTTCCACCCGAACATCTTTATCTCGCATACTGGCAGCAAGCTTCTCGGCATAATCCAAATGGCGGTCAGTCAGCGGCAGAATCCGCACCTGGACTGGTGCCAACCAAGTCGGAAACGCGCCGGCGAAATGCTCGATCAAAATACCGATAAACCGTTCAATGCTGCCATAAACCACACGATGAATCATGACCGGACGATGTTTCTGACCATCTTCACCAATGTAGTTTAAGTCAAATTTCTCAGGCATCTGCATGTCGAGTTGAATCGTGCCACATTGCCAAGTCCGGCCAATGGAATCCCGAAGATGGAAATCAATTTTGGGGCCGTAGAAAGCGCCGTCACCCTCGTTGACTTTATAATCCATGCCGCGTGCATCAAGCGCTTCGCGCAGTGCATTGGTCGCAATATCCCACATTTCATCAGAGCCCATCGCCTTCTCTGGCTTTGTGCTTAATTCAGCGTGATAGGACAATCCAAATACGCCATAAACAGTGTCAAACAAATCAATTACACTCTGAATTTCCTGTTTGATCTGTGATGGTAGCATAAAAATATGCGCATCATCTTGAGTAAAGCTTCTGACTCGCATCAGACCATGCAATGCGCCGGAAATTTCATGCCTGTGAACAAGTCCCAGTTCGGCAGTCCGTAGAGGCAGATCGCGGTAGCTGTGATGTTGGGTGCGATACACGAGTATGCCACCTGGGCAGTTCATCGGCTTAACTGCATAGCCTTCGCCGTCAATATTGGTAAAATACATATTGTCACGGTAATGATCCCAGTGGCCAGATTGCTGCCACAAGCTCTGATGCAGAATAATTGGCGTCTTGATCTCCTGGTAGCCAAATTTGATATGCAGCTTGCGCCAAAATGCCTCTAACTCGTTGCGTATTACCATACCTTTTGGGTGAAAGAACGGAAAGCCAGGCCCTTCATCTTGGATACTAAACAAATCCAGTTCACGACCCAATTTACGATGGTCGCGTTTGGCCGCCTCTTCAAGCATTTTCAGATGTTCTTCCAAATCAGCCTTTTTCTCAAATGCTGTGCCGTAAATGCGCTGCAGCATCTTATTCTTGACATCGCCGCGCCAATATGCGCCAGCCAAGCTTTGTAACCGAATAGCCTTCACTTTACCTGTTGAGACAACATGCGGACCTGCGCATAAATCAGAAAACTCACCCTGTTTATACAAAGAAATTACCGAATCTTCCGGCAGATCGCGAATTAATTCTTCCTTATATATCTCACCCTGCTCACGGAACAGTTTAAGCGCCTCATCGCGGCTGATCTCGATCCGTTCAATCGGCGAATCTTCCTTGATGATTTTCTCTATTTCAGCCTGAATTTTTTCCAGATCTTCTGGAGTGAAAGTATGCGCAGTATCAATATCATAATAGAATCCATTGGCAATCGCCGGACCAATAGCTAGTTTCACATCGCCATACAGTCGCTTTACTGCTTGCGCCATGATATGGGATGCGCTGTGACGGAGCGCGTCCCTGCCTTCAGCATCTTCAAAGGTTAGGAATTCAACCTTAGCATCGTGGTCGAGCGTGCGCACCAACTCAGTAACCTTGCCATCCACTTTGGCGACCAGAGCGCTTTTCGCCAGGCCACGGCTAATGGATTCGGCGATTTTGAGCAACGTTATTCCCTTGTCCACCTCACGAATTGAGCCGTCTTTTAGTGTAACGTGTATCATCATCTAATCCTCCCTAAAAAAATATAAACTCCCGTCCCAAAAGGGACGGGAGTTTTACCCGCGGTTCCACCCTGCTTGACGCACAAGTTGCGCCCTGCTTTTGCTATGATAACGGGAAGCAATCCCGGCGGCAACCTACTGGAGACCGTTGCAAAATCCATCTGCGTTGCACCCGCGAGGGGTATGCCGCCAACTCTAGGGCGCTAAAGCGCCAAGGGTTGCGCAATCACGACTACGCATGCTTGCGTACCTATTGTACGCGGCGCGGCGCAAGCCTCGCTGTCCTAGCATCTGGAGCTTTTCCAACTAGTCTCAATAATTCGGCCCCACAGTTCAAAGGTGGTAACAGCAGTTTCGGCGTCAGGATGCTTGCAGCCGGTGGCATCCATTCTCTGATCACGTCGTGCAAACCGTGTCGTGTCCTCATCATTACTTTAATACTGTAATTGTTATAAATTAGTATACCTTTTCTGTTCGCCCTTGTCAATTCGAGAGTGAATTCTTAACTAATACTTCCAGTTGCCCTGCCTCGGCATTGCATATATGACAACCCTCACATACTATCACCCTGTCATCAAAGACATCTTTCACCGTATTTACCAGATCCATGTTCTTCATTCGATCAGAGAAATGGAAGATAATCACACACGGCACAATCGTAATCAATGCACTCATCAGTAAATCTTGCCCATTCGCATCATCTGACGAATTAGCAACAAAGCGTTCGCCATCTGATTCACTCAGCGTCTCTCCCTCGGAATCAAAAATGCTGATATTCGCTGACCGATCGACCACTACATGAACTTCTCCGGTTCGCGGTTCCTGCATATTGACAAAATAACGCAACACCCGGACAAATTCCTGGTACTCGATGTCTGACATGTAATCATCAACTGCTTTTTCAACCGCTCTGTTTAGAATCTGCCCATAATCTTTTAGTCGGAAACGGATAAATCCGTCAAGCACTAACTCGTTGTGAAAATCGAGATAATCGAGGATTTTTGAAAATACCCGGCTACGTCGAATAGGTAAATGATAGTCAGTAACCTCCGGATTTTCCTCACCAAGGATATTCAGGGTTTTTGATAATACTTGTTCTTGTTCTTCTGGTGAAAAATAATCATAGCCAAAGCGAATCATCCGCCGCAACACATTCTTTTCTTCCCGACTCACGACTAAATCAGCCAAGATTTGCGCTGCATATAATTTTATCAAATTCTTAATTCGCTCATAATTACGAAAAGAAATTTCACCTTCTAGGATTGAGCAATTGAGAAACGTATACCTCCCTGCCTGCTGTTGGTCGACGACAATCTGATATCCTTCGCGCTGAAACAAATTGCAATCCTGCTGTAGCTTGGCGCGGACGTCGTCAATCGGCCCGGAAAGTCCCAGCGAAATTAACTTCACTGCCTTCACCTCTCTCTTGCTGCTATTATATGTTTCGCCTGATTTTCGCATACGGGAGAAAAGTCTGGCAAAACTTGCGAATCATATATCGTTCAACCACGCTTCAATGCCCCGCGCAATCGCCAAACCCGCCTGTTCCTGGCACAATGGATCAGCCAGCAATCGTTCTTCCTCAGGGTTGGAGATAAACGCCAACTCAGCTAAAGCTGCCGGCATGAATGTGTGTTTCAGTACATATAGCCCTGCGCTATAGCGAATGCCTCGATTCGGCCGTTGCAAAGCATCCACCAGTTCGCGCTGAATCTCCTGAGCCAAACGATACCCCTGTTCACTATATTCATAACACCAAGTCTCGGTCCCCTGCGCCTCCACATTATCCGCGGCATTACAATGCACACTAACAAACACATCGGCTTCTACTAAATTTGCATCATCAGCAATAATGTCTAGTTCATTCTCACTAATAAACACCACAGAATGGCCATTCTCCCGAAGTACTGATTCGGCTATCTTCGCTACTGCCATCGTAACCGTTGCCTCTTCAAGCCCTGTTGAGCCTACCGAACCGGGATCGAACCCCGGGTAGTGGCCTGGATTCAGCGCAATAACTGCCACGCTACCCTCTCCTTATGCAAAACGTTCCTCTACTGACATATGCAAAACAAATAGTATCCATGCAAAAACATTCTGAGGAAATCGTTTTTTCAACTTCAATGCCAAATGCGGCTATTCCCCATACGAATAATCTCGCGTAGAGTCTTTTAACAGCGAACATTTTCAATTAATGACCGTCTCCAGGAGTTGCCTTATTCCTTACATCCTGT
The genomic region above belongs to Anaerosporomusa subterranea and contains:
- a CDS encoding potassium channel family protein, whose amino-acid sequence is MAVKSRQYAVIGLGRFGVSVAKTLHQLGYEVLAVDADEEMTQKFSDEVTHVLQADTTDENSLKAMGIRNYDVVIVAIGDDVQANIVTTLLLKEMGVPRIVAKARNELHGKILEKIGADKVIYPERDMGQRVAHNLVSSNVLDYIELSSNLSLVEVKTPSAYVGKSLAQADLRARFGVNVVAMKRSERLIVPPLPSEVMQAEDILIIVGSIEGVQRLEEQE
- a CDS encoding TrkH family potassium uptake protein, with product MLKRLISGWHVRLSPYQFIAIGFAGTILLGACLLSTSWASAKPGYTVSFLDALFTATSAVCVTGLIVVDTGTTYSLFGQLVLIGLIQVGGLGIMSITTLVALLMGKKIKLKERLIMQEALNQLSMEGVVRLTLYIIKVTLMIEFIGGTILALRWMPEFGLKGIYYGYWHAVSSFCNAGFDLFGEFRSLTGYVDDITVNLVVTTLIILGGIGFAVISDIWTHRNFSHCSIHTKVVLVTTVILLMGGTLGIFLLEYNNTLANLSWPGKLLGSYFQSVTVRTAGYNTLDIGKMEDTTLFFMVLLMFVGASPGSTGGGIKTSTAAVLVAAMAAMTRGSQDAVLFHRRIPQFLVYKSFTVVFIAALLVILMTMLLSITETLPFLNILFEVVSAFATVGITTGITTSLSDHGKVALIITMFAGRIGPITLVLALALRERKGLIQYPEGKIIIG
- a CDS encoding class II fructose-bisphosphate aldolase gives rise to the protein MALVTLADILKDARKRNYAVGGFNVFNFETLGAVVEVAEELKTPLVLGIAERLFKFVDVDTLAAAMLKAAQKSSVPIALHLDHGHTYEGLMKAIRWGFTSVMYDGSALPLEENIKRTKDITRIAHSLGLSVEGELGYIGCLEGIEASASAVSQPEMAAEFVQRTRIDALAVGIGHNHGNVREMPTLNYSKLGELYNAVHVPLVMHGGSRMHKDEYRLVINSGIAKINIATDMSMVATETLKSELAKNPASNYISLMAVVKKGVKDSVRKYMLSFDCISKAI
- the rplT gene encoding 50S ribosomal protein L20 is translated as MPRVKKGVTAHRRHKKILKLAKGYRGARHRLFKKANESVMHSLSYALRDRRANKRNFRKLWIARINAAARINNISYSQFMNGLHKAGININRKMLADMAINDMPAFAQLVEAAKQQLQK
- the rpmI gene encoding 50S ribosomal protein L35 is translated as MPKMKTRRSAAKRFTKTASGQFKHAHSFRSHILEKKSPARKRGLRKAALVSKSDHERVVKMLPYA
- the infC gene encoding translation initiation factor IF-3, with the protein product MSKETLKVNEEIRAKEVRVVSAANDQLGIMSLRDALRLAGEQLLDLVEVAPTAKPPVCRIMDFGKFRFEQQKREKETKKKQKIVTLKEVKLRPNIEDHDYFVKLKNAQRFLADGDKVKVTIMFRGRELSHPELGRQVLTRMAAELKDLVILEREPKLEGKNMIMILAPKVVQPQQQSQPPQPAK
- the thrS gene encoding threonine--tRNA ligase encodes the protein MIHVTLKDGSIREVDKGITLLKIAESISRGLAKSALVAKVDGKVTELVRTLDHDAKVEFLTFEDAEGRDALRHSASHIMAQAVKRLYGDVKLAIGPAIANGFYYDIDTAHTFTPEDLEKIQAEIEKIIKEDSPIERIEISRDEALKLFREQGEIYKEELIRDLPEDSVISLYKQGEFSDLCAGPHVVSTGKVKAIRLQSLAGAYWRGDVKNKMLQRIYGTAFEKKADLEEHLKMLEEAAKRDHRKLGRELDLFSIQDEGPGFPFFHPKGMVIRNELEAFWRKLHIKFGYQEIKTPIILHQSLWQQSGHWDHYRDNMYFTNIDGEGYAVKPMNCPGGILVYRTQHHSYRDLPLRTAELGLVHRHEISGALHGLMRVRSFTQDDAHIFMLPSQIKQEIQSVIDLFDTVYGVFGLSYHAELSTKPEKAMGSDEMWDIATNALREALDARGMDYKVNEGDGAFYGPKIDFHLRDSIGRTWQCGTIQLDMQMPEKFDLNYIGEDGQKHRPVMIHRVVYGSIERFIGILIEHFAGAFPTWLAPVQVRILPLTDRHLDYAEKLAASMRDKDVRVEVDARNEKIGYKIREGQMEKVPYLLVVGDKEAEAGTVAVRKRSVGDLGSKPAEQFTAELLEEIVAKKQ
- the ytxC gene encoding putative sporulation protein YtxC; its protein translation is MKLISLGLSGPIDDVRAKLQQDCNLFQREGYQIVVDQQQAGRYTFLNCSILEGEISFRNYERIKNLIKLYAAQILADLVVSREEKNVLRRMIRFGYDYFSPEEQEQVLSKTLNILGEENPEVTDYHLPIRRSRVFSKILDYLDFHNELVLDGFIRFRLKDYGQILNRAVEKAVDDYMSDIEYQEFVRVLRYFVNMQEPRTGEVHVVVDRSANISIFDSEGETLSESDGERFVANSSDDANGQDLLMSALITIVPCVIIFHFSDRMKNMDLVNTVKDVFDDRVIVCEGCHICNAEAGQLEVLVKNSLSN
- a CDS encoding N-acetylmuramoyl-L-alanine amidase family protein — protein: MAVIALNPGHYPGFDPGSVGSTGLEEATVTMAVAKIAESVLRENGHSVVFISENELDIIADDANLVEADVFVSVHCNAADNVEAQGTETWCYEYSEQGYRLAQEIQRELVDALQRPNRGIRYSAGLYVLKHTFMPAALAELAFISNPEEERLLADPLCQEQAGLAIARGIEAWLNDI